In Streptantibioticus cattleyicolor NRRL 8057 = DSM 46488, a genomic segment contains:
- a CDS encoding tyrosine-type recombinase/integrase — protein sequence MNDLSHDVKIWGIRARKGARGTGYVVRWLVAGEPFQDTFSKRAQADAFRSQLLTAARKGEGFSAYNGLPKSLVAKAATVNWYEFAIKYADRKWDSSAATTRRTTAKILARTTIALLPRQPTKVDPDMLRRALISFAFNKLKREQASSSVEQILRSVKRLSPTMAVWEAPDRIDGILAKIYTRLDGKPVAHSHKRLITRHLKLIFNYATECGVLSGNPIPKEKGRVKPKPVDKRSLVNRVVAGKLLDEVRDYRPNGETLHGYLATMYFAGLRPEEVSALVVGDVILPAEDADDQWGELVLHRAAPLAGRGWTNSGDPYDERQLKGRDEGDTRVVPCHPDLTTILREHVRGKKPGQLVFTGVKGGRVSPTVIGRAWDQARKAVLSAAEYASLLGKRPYDLRHTCLTTWLNNGAPPARVAYWAGNSVPVLLMTYVHCVEGEFEQLKARLESAQGALRAS from the coding sequence TTGAATGACCTGTCGCACGATGTAAAAATTTGGGGAATTCGCGCCAGAAAAGGGGCTCGCGGAACTGGGTACGTTGTGCGTTGGCTGGTGGCAGGGGAGCCGTTCCAGGACACCTTCTCAAAGCGGGCGCAGGCTGACGCGTTCCGGTCTCAGCTGCTCACCGCTGCTCGCAAAGGCGAGGGGTTCAGCGCGTACAACGGCCTGCCCAAGTCGCTCGTAGCCAAGGCCGCAACAGTCAACTGGTATGAATTCGCCATCAAGTATGCAGACCGGAAGTGGGACAGTAGTGCCGCTACAACTCGTCGGACGACAGCCAAAATCCTCGCCCGGACGACAATAGCATTGCTGCCGCGCCAGCCAACAAAAGTCGACCCCGACATGCTGCGGCGGGCACTGATTTCATTCGCTTTCAACAAGCTCAAGCGGGAGCAGGCGTCATCATCAGTCGAGCAAATACTCCGGTCGGTTAAGCGGCTCAGTCCGACAATGGCCGTATGGGAGGCCCCTGATCGAATTGATGGGATTCTCGCCAAGATCTACACCCGTCTCGACGGGAAACCTGTAGCCCACTCGCATAAACGGTTGATCACTCGCCATCTGAAGCTAATCTTCAATTATGCGACAGAGTGCGGCGTGCTTTCCGGTAATCCTATCCCTAAAGAGAAGGGGCGGGTCAAGCCGAAACCGGTCGACAAGCGGTCTTTGGTCAACCGAGTAGTTGCTGGGAAGCTGCTGGACGAAGTCCGGGACTACAGACCCAACGGCGAGACGCTGCATGGATACCTGGCAACCATGTACTTCGCCGGGCTGCGGCCCGAGGAGGTGTCTGCCCTGGTCGTCGGCGACGTGATCCTACCGGCGGAGGACGCAGACGATCAGTGGGGCGAGCTGGTGCTGCACAGGGCGGCCCCCCTGGCTGGCCGGGGCTGGACCAACTCGGGAGACCCTTACGACGAGCGGCAACTGAAGGGCAGGGACGAGGGGGACACCCGCGTCGTGCCATGTCACCCGGACTTGACCACCATCCTGCGTGAACATGTCCGGGGCAAGAAGCCCGGTCAGCTCGTCTTCACTGGAGTGAAGGGCGGAAGGGTGTCGCCGACGGTGATCGGGCGCGCTTGGGATCAGGCGCGGAAGGCGGTGCTCTCTGCCGCGGAGTACGCGTCGCTCCTGGGTAAGAGGCCCTATGACCTCCGCCACACCTGTCTGACGACATGGCTGAACAACGGCGCCCCGCCGGCCCGGGTCGCCTACTGGGCCGGGAACAGCGTGCCGGTACTCCTGATGACGTACGTGCACTGTGTCGAGGGTGAGTTCGAACAGCTCAAGGCGAGGCTGGAATCCGCGCAGGGCGCGCTCCGCGCGAGCTGA
- a CDS encoding helix-turn-helix transcriptional regulator, with the protein MPSPATRQSSILLTITEVCEELKVSKSTFYEWRQKRRTPRCIRLPNGDLRVRRGDLDQWLESIEELP; encoded by the coding sequence ATGCCATCGCCCGCTACGCGGCAGAGCAGCATTCTCCTCACGATCACCGAAGTGTGCGAGGAGCTGAAAGTCTCCAAATCGACGTTTTACGAATGGCGGCAAAAGCGCCGCACACCTCGCTGTATCAGGCTCCCGAACGGCGACTTGCGCGTGCGCCGTGGTGATCTCGATCAATGGCTCGAAAGCATCGAGGAACTGCCTTGA
- a CDS encoding AAA family ATPase — MTSAPVGPPPPYPTLSNPAENPLLNGHSTWTADQLMSTRFPEPRWAVPDILSEGVNLLAGPPKIGKSWLVLSLALAVASGGTALGAVPVAPGAALYLALEDTARRLQTRMGRLLGGQPAPSELTLATHCPPLPQGGAAQIAGWLDHHPTARLVIIDVFAKVRGAPPVGASAYDADYAAVGHAKRIADRYGVAVVLVHHLRKASSDDWLTEVSGTNGIAGAADSTLVLKRGRGQADGVLLITGRDVAESEHALSFDSSSGAWHLLDGPVSDHLIGDTRAAILRHVRVHPGVRPKQVADALGLDIGLVRKTCARMADDHQLRRGPNATYYLPDAAHR, encoded by the coding sequence ATGACCTCAGCACCAGTCGGCCCGCCACCGCCGTACCCCACTCTCAGCAACCCAGCCGAGAACCCACTGCTGAACGGCCACTCCACCTGGACGGCCGACCAGCTGATGTCCACCCGATTCCCCGAACCCCGCTGGGCGGTACCGGACATCCTGTCGGAAGGGGTCAACCTCCTGGCCGGCCCGCCGAAGATCGGCAAATCCTGGCTCGTCCTCTCACTGGCCCTGGCCGTGGCTTCCGGTGGCACAGCACTCGGCGCCGTCCCCGTGGCCCCCGGCGCGGCCCTGTACCTGGCGCTGGAAGACACCGCCCGACGGCTACAGACCCGGATGGGCAGGCTCCTCGGCGGACAGCCGGCCCCGTCCGAACTGACCCTGGCCACCCACTGCCCGCCGCTGCCCCAGGGCGGCGCCGCGCAGATCGCCGGATGGCTGGACCACCACCCCACAGCCCGCCTGGTCATCATCGACGTGTTCGCCAAAGTGCGAGGTGCCCCGCCCGTCGGCGCCTCGGCCTACGACGCTGACTACGCAGCAGTCGGCCACGCCAAGCGAATCGCCGACCGCTACGGCGTGGCCGTGGTACTCGTCCACCATCTGCGCAAGGCCAGCTCCGACGACTGGCTGACCGAAGTGTCGGGCACCAACGGGATCGCGGGGGCCGCCGACTCCACACTCGTCCTCAAACGAGGGCGTGGCCAGGCTGACGGGGTGCTGCTCATCACCGGCCGGGACGTCGCTGAGTCCGAGCACGCCCTCTCCTTCGACAGCAGCAGTGGAGCCTGGCACCTGCTGGACGGCCCCGTGTCCGATCACCTCATCGGCGACACCCGCGCGGCGATCCTGCGGCACGTACGCGTTCACCCCGGAGTGCGGCCCAAGCAGGTCGCTGACGCTCTCGGCCTCGATATCGGACTCGTCCGCAAGACCTGTGCCCGCATGGCGGACGATCACCAACTCCGACGAGGGCCCAATGCCACGTACTACCTCCCGGATGCAGCCCACCGGTGA
- a CDS encoding bifunctional DNA primase/polymerase codes for MAPLHAAALTAATQGWPVFPLWPGTKRPAIRNWEQRATTDPDRIQKCWQAGPYNIGVATGPARLVVLDLDVPKDPDDAPAPAWRQRGITCGEDVLAVLAERHGQPYPADTYTVRTTRGGTHLYFEAPAGLELRNTAGRLGWKIDSRANGGYVVGPGSVINHSWYTIVHNTQPAPLPGWLAALLRPAAAPPQKRFFVPVMPGQHGAYLRQAVAAELERVTRSHPGNHNNSLYIAAVALGQLVAGGALRAADVTEWLATAAAQVGQGTREAHATIASGLRAGTKRPRTVAA; via the coding sequence ATGGCCCCTCTCCATGCCGCAGCACTCACCGCCGCCACACAAGGCTGGCCCGTTTTCCCGCTCTGGCCCGGCACCAAGCGGCCTGCCATCCGCAACTGGGAGCAGCGCGCTACCACCGACCCTGACCGGATCCAGAAGTGCTGGCAGGCTGGCCCGTACAACATCGGCGTCGCCACGGGACCGGCTCGACTGGTCGTCCTCGACCTGGATGTGCCCAAAGACCCAGACGACGCTCCGGCTCCAGCGTGGCGACAGCGCGGGATCACCTGTGGTGAAGACGTCCTCGCGGTCCTTGCCGAACGTCACGGCCAGCCGTACCCCGCCGACACCTACACCGTGCGGACAACGCGCGGCGGCACCCACCTGTACTTTGAAGCTCCCGCAGGGCTCGAACTGCGCAACACAGCCGGGCGCCTAGGCTGGAAGATCGACAGCAGGGCCAACGGCGGCTACGTCGTCGGCCCCGGCAGTGTCATCAACCACAGCTGGTACACCATCGTCCACAACACCCAGCCTGCTCCCCTCCCCGGTTGGCTGGCAGCGCTGCTGCGCCCGGCAGCCGCTCCTCCGCAGAAACGTTTCTTCGTTCCAGTGATGCCCGGCCAGCATGGGGCCTACCTACGACAGGCCGTGGCCGCCGAACTGGAGCGCGTGACCCGCTCCCACCCCGGCAACCACAACAACTCCCTGTACATCGCCGCCGTGGCACTCGGACAACTCGTGGCCGGCGGGGCACTGCGAGCCGCCGACGTCACCGAGTGGCTTGCTACTGCCGCGGCCCAGGTAGGCCAAGGCACGCGGGAGGCCCACGCTACGATCGCTTCCGGACTACGCGCGGGCACCAAGCGCCCCCGCACGGTGGCAGCATGA
- a CDS encoding WhiB family transcriptional regulator, translating to MQSGAAEDDWRTHAACLHSDPELFFLPDGRLDNTGKTLLLRQAKAVCERCPVTDACLDFALVTGQQHGVWGGLEPDERRLLRRRRQRASRAQPDQAVA from the coding sequence ATCCAGTCCGGAGCCGCCGAGGACGACTGGAGGACGCACGCCGCGTGCCTCCACAGTGACCCTGAGCTGTTCTTCCTCCCCGACGGCCGCCTGGACAACACGGGCAAGACGCTGCTGCTCAGACAAGCCAAGGCGGTCTGCGAGCGCTGCCCCGTGACGGACGCATGCCTCGATTTCGCTCTGGTCACCGGACAGCAGCATGGGGTCTGGGGCGGACTGGAACCGGACGAACGGCGCTTGCTCCGGCGCCGCCGCCAGCGTGCGTCCCGGGCACAGCCCGACCAGGCAGTGGCATGA
- a CDS encoding DUF4259 domain-containing protein, with amino-acid sequence MGAWGPGPFDNDEAAEFAVALDRAPAQDRAALVRHALTRVIHTPDRIREDTSVVAVAAAALVAAQRPDAPPVSALHAPAQPIPRLPDDLTDLAVRALDAVLAAHADTAAQYGETELGAQWREQTAALYSVLLD; translated from the coding sequence GTGGGGGCTTGGGGGCCAGGTCCGTTCGACAACGACGAGGCCGCCGAATTCGCCGTCGCGCTCGACCGGGCGCCCGCCCAGGACCGCGCCGCGCTCGTGCGCCACGCCCTGACCCGGGTCATCCACACCCCGGACCGCATCCGCGAGGACACCTCGGTCGTCGCAGTCGCCGCCGCCGCCCTGGTCGCCGCACAGCGGCCGGACGCCCCGCCCGTCAGCGCCCTCCACGCTCCCGCACAGCCGATCCCAAGGCTCCCCGACGACCTTACCGATCTTGCCGTCCGCGCCCTCGACGCGGTACTCGCCGCACACGCCGACACCGCGGCGCAGTACGGGGAAACGGAGCTGGGGGCGCAGTGGCGAGAGCAGACCGCCGCCTTGTACAGCGTGCTGCTGGACTGA
- a CDS encoding helix-turn-helix domain-containing protein: protein MPESPEEHIGARIASYRKLAGYTQRELAEAAFISLGWVRKVERGERVPSHGFLTAAARTLHVSVEELTGQPYRGESRSDQRVHAPIPGIRAAVRHYDLPADWYPQPKPLRDLERDVRTAGDYRAAARYSRLGQMLPKLLEELTAAVHLSAEQERRRAAGLLASAYYMAHSLTMRLGYPDLIGQLEDRMQWAADLSGDPLMRALAGWTRSYSFDAFGDYSGGLKVLASAREELESDDSVRNVDQVVMVGSLHLRESSLAAFAEDADATAHHLEKATYWAKKMPRGTDELHYHMTFGPSNVGVHEVAAAVELKRPDEAVRVAKKLNFPADMARTRQGHHYVAVARAYLSLDNKDKALKYLQDARRVAPEQTKYHPIARETARVLTHKYRRTTEELRSISSWLGVKS from the coding sequence ATGCCCGAATCACCGGAAGAACACATCGGCGCGCGGATCGCGTCCTACCGCAAGCTGGCTGGATACACGCAACGCGAACTCGCCGAAGCGGCCTTCATCTCACTGGGTTGGGTCCGGAAGGTCGAACGAGGAGAGCGCGTACCCAGCCACGGCTTCCTCACCGCAGCAGCACGTACGCTCCACGTGTCCGTAGAGGAGCTGACCGGCCAGCCGTACCGGGGCGAATCACGTTCAGACCAGAGGGTTCACGCACCTATCCCCGGTATCCGTGCCGCAGTACGCCACTACGACCTGCCGGCCGACTGGTATCCACAGCCGAAGCCGCTGCGGGACCTGGAGAGGGACGTGCGGACGGCCGGGGACTACCGGGCAGCGGCCCGGTACTCGCGGCTGGGCCAGATGCTGCCCAAGCTGCTGGAAGAACTCACGGCCGCAGTGCATCTGTCCGCAGAGCAGGAGCGGCGCCGCGCTGCGGGGCTCCTGGCCTCGGCCTACTACATGGCGCACAGCCTGACGATGAGGCTCGGGTACCCGGACCTGATCGGGCAGCTGGAGGATCGGATGCAGTGGGCAGCCGATCTCTCGGGCGACCCGCTGATGCGGGCTCTGGCCGGCTGGACGCGTTCCTACTCGTTCGACGCCTTCGGTGACTACTCGGGGGGCTTGAAGGTACTCGCATCCGCCCGGGAGGAACTGGAGTCCGACGATTCGGTCCGGAACGTCGATCAGGTCGTCATGGTCGGCAGTCTGCATCTCCGCGAGTCCTCTCTCGCCGCGTTCGCCGAGGACGCGGATGCAACGGCACACCACCTGGAGAAGGCCACCTACTGGGCGAAGAAGATGCCACGCGGTACGGACGAACTGCATTACCACATGACGTTCGGGCCGTCGAACGTCGGCGTCCACGAAGTCGCTGCCGCAGTGGAACTGAAACGGCCTGATGAGGCTGTCCGAGTCGCCAAGAAGCTCAACTTCCCCGCAGACATGGCACGCACGCGCCAAGGGCACCACTACGTCGCCGTCGCCCGTGCTTACCTATCTCTCGACAACAAAGACAAAGCACTCAAGTACCTGCAAGATGCCCGCAGGGTGGCCCCAGAGCAGACCAAGTACCACCCGATCGCGCGAGAGACAGCCCGGGTACTCACCCACAAGTACCGCCGGACCACGGAGGAACTGCGCTCGATCAGCTCCTGGCTTGGCGTGAAGTCCTAG